The Clostridia bacterium genomic interval ACGAGGATCCGCGATAACGTCGGTATCCCCATCGAACTCGCGCTCGGCAGCGTGGATCAAAGATTGCGCGAAGAGAATATCCGCGATAACGTTTCTTTGGTCGTGGCGGGATCGATCCGTTGCAGCGCGGACGTCGTTAAAGCGATCTGCCTCGGCGCGGACGCGGTCTATATCGGTTCCGCGGCGCTTGCGGCGATGGGGTGCCACCTTTGCCGCACCTGCAACCTCGGCAAATGCAACTGGGGCATTGCGACGCAGCGCCCCGACCTCGTAAAACGGTTGAATCCCGATCTCGCGGCGGAACGCCTGATCAATATGCTGACGGGCTGGAATCACGAGATTCAGGAAATGATGGGCGGAATGGGGATCAATTCCATCGAAGCGCTTCGCGGAAACCGCTTGATGCTTCGCGGCGTCGGGCTTAACGAACGCGAACTGGGCGTGCTCGGGATCAAGCACGCGGGAGAGGTGTGATATGAAACGAATCTACGTCAAAGAAGAATGGTGCCTCGGCTGTCACCTTTGCGAATACGAATGCGCCTACGCAAACAGCGGGATCGGAAATATCGTCCTCGCTTTGAAGGATAAAGAGATCGATCCGAACGTCCGCGTCCAATCGGACGGAAAGATTACGTTCGCCGTTTCCTGCCGTCATTGCGACGAGCCTTTATGCGTTTCCGCTTGCATTTCGGGCGCGCTGACCAAAGAAGAGGGCGGCACCGTCACGGTGGACAGAAAGAAATGCGTCGGCTGCGGCAGCTGCGTGATGGTCTGCCCCTACGGCGCGGTCCGTCTGACGAAGGAAGGCTCCGCGAATAAGTGCCAACTCTGTATGAACAATTCTTTCGGCGAGCCGCTTTGCGTAAAAAAATGCCCGAACGGCGCGATCGTTTTTGAGGAGAAATGATATGAAGAAATACGTTTTGATCGGCGGAAGCATCGCGACGCAAGGGGCGATCGAGGGGATCCTTTCCGTGGAAAAGAATGCGGATATCACCGTGATCTGCGGGGAAAAACGTCCCCTTTATTCCCGCCCTTTGATCTCCTACGTTTTGGAGAAAAAGACCCCGGACGAAGGGCTTTTCTTCCGCGGGAAAGATTACTATGAGAAAAAAGGCGTGAAAGCGGTCTACGAGACCGCGACCGCGATCGACCCCGCGAAAAAGACCGTCGCGGCGGGAGAAACCCTTTATCCCTATGACGAACTCCTCGTGGCGACGGGTTCCAAACCCTTCGTTCCCCCGATCAAAGGGCTGGAAGGTGTCTTGAAAAAGCACACCTTTTACACGATGGATGATATGCTCGGGCTTCGCGCCGACCTCGAACGAGGCGGCAAAGTCCTGATCGTCGGCGCGGGACTTATCGGAATGAAATGCGCGGAAGGCGTTCGGGAGTACACGGATAAGATCGTGATCGCGGATATGGCGCCGCGTCCCCTTCCCGCGGCGACGACGCCCGAAGCGGGCGCGATCGTGCAGGAACGGCTTTCGGGGATCGTGGATTTCAGGCTGAACGCCGCCCTCGATCGATTCGAAGGAAATAAGGCGGTCTTCCAAAGCGGCGAAGAGATCGCGTTCGACGTCTTGGTTCTCGCGCTCGGCGTTCGCCCGCAAGTCGGACTTTTGAAAGAGATCGGCGCGGAGGTGAATCGCGGCGTAATCGTAAATGAAAAAATGCAAACGAACCTTCCGAGCGTCTACGCGGCGGGCGATCTCGTCGAATCTTACGAAGCGGTCGGAAAGGGTAAACGGCTGTTGCAACTCTTCCCGAGCGCGTACCTCGGCGGCAAGATCGCGGGAAAGAACATGGCGGGAGAAGAAACCGCGTTTTTGACCGACGTCCCGATGAACGCGACCAAGCTCTTCGGCGTTCGGATCACGTCCGCAGGGTTGTTTACGGGTGAAAAGACCGAGATCACCGTCGGCGAGGATTACCGCGCGATCTATGCGGAAGACGGGCGGATCAACGGCTTTATTTTGATCGGCGATCCTTCGCGCGCGGGAATTTTGACCGACTTTATCCGCAAACGTCGCTCCGTCGAAGGGCTCGACGTTACGAAGCTTTTGACCGATCGCGATTTGTCGCTCTATCCCGAAGCGGAAAGGAAAGCGGCGATGGGAGGCACTTATGAAATTTAACGGAAAGACCTACGAGGCGAAAGAGATCAACGACGCGATCAAGGCGGCGGGCGACGCGACTTTGACCGAAGTCCTCGGCGAAAGATTCATCGCGTGCGGTTTGAAGACGGGCGTCGTCACGATCGAAGGAACGCCCGGAAACGCGCTCGGCGCCTATCTCGACGGAGCGAAGATCGTCGTCCGCGGCAACGGGCAAGACGCCGTCGGCGACACGATGAACGACGGCGCGATCGTCGTCCACGGTTCGGTCGGCGACACTTTGGGCTACGCGATGCGCGGCGGAAAGATTTTTATTCGGGATAACGTCTGCTATCGCGCGGGCGTCCATATTAAGGAGTACGGGGAAAAGAAACCCGTCATCGTGATCGGCGGGACGGCGGGCTGTTTTCTCGGCGAATATATGGCGGGAGGGCTTATCCTCGTCCTCAATAAAAAAAGCGAAAAAGACCCGATCGGCGACTATACGGGCGTCGGAATGTACGGCGGAAAAATCCTCGTCAAAGCGCAATCTCTTGACACGGTTCTCCCCGAGCAAATACAATGTAAAAAGATCGGAAAAGCGGAGCTTGCGGAATTTACTCCTTATATTAAGGAGTATGCCGCGGAGTTCGGCGCGGACTACGAAGCGCTTTCATCGGGAGATTTCTTTCTCTTGGAGCCGAACAGCGCGAATCCGTACAAGCGGCTTTACACGAATAATTAGGAGGCAATACTATGGTTGATTTCGGCGATTTCGCAAATTTTATCCAAGAGGGCGACGTTAAATTCATTCGTTTGAGTTTCGTGGATCTCGAAGGGCGGCAAAAGAACGTCTCCGTTATGGCGGAAAGTTTCGAGAAGCATCTCTCGGAAGGCGTCGTCATCGAAGGAAAAGGCGCGGGATTCCCTTCCGAGACGGAGATACGGCTCGTCCCCGATATTGGGACCGTCCATATCCTTCCGTGGCGCCCCCAACACGGCAGAGTCGCGAGGTTCCTTTCCTCGATCCGCTCGGTTTCGGGCGAAAGCCTTCCGTTCGACACGCGCAAGATCCTTTCGGACGCGGTCGCGCTCTTAAAAGAAAGCGGCTACACTTCCGAGATCGGAACGGACAGCGAGTTTTATCTTTTCTGCCTCGATTCGAACGGCGATCCGACGCTCGTTACCCAAGATAACGCCGGCGCGTACGATATCGCGCCTTTGGATAAAGGCGAAAACGTTCGCCGCGAGATCTGCCTGACGATGGAAGAGATCGGGATCGATCCCCTTTCTTCGCATCACGAGCAGGGCCCCGGGCAAAACGAGATCACGTTCGTTAAAAAGTCGCCGCTCGAAGCCTGCGATAATTACGTCATTTTCAAATCGGTCGTAAAAGCGATCGCCTCGCGCAACGGGCTGTACGCTTCCTTTATGCCCAAGCCGCTTTCGAACGAACACGGCAACGGCTTGACCATTCATTTCGACGTTCGGAAGGATAAGAAATCGATTTTCGCGGGAGAGGCTCCCGCGCTTGCGGAAGCTTTCGTAGCGGGGGTTCGGAGAAGGGCGAGAGCGTGCGCGCTCTTCGCGCATTCCGTCCCGAATTCTTTCGATCGTCTCGCGACCTATAAGCAGATCACCTCGATCGCGATCGAGGAAAAGCGCGACAGCTTTATGCGCTTCACGAATACCTGCGGCGAAAAGAAACTTTCGCTGCGCGCGCCCGATAACGCCTGCAACTTATATTTGACCGTGGCGCTCGTTTTGCGCGCGGGTCTCGAAGGGATTAAGGACGGGTTGACCGCTTCTTCGGTCTCGCCCGAATCCCTCCCCGCGTCGCTTGAAGAAGCGATCCGCGAAGCGGAAGGAAGCGCGTTTCTCAAAGACGCGCTCGGCGAAGAATTGCTCGCGATGTACGTTTCCGCCAAAAAGAAAGCGGCGGAAGCCTTCGAAAAGGACCCCGCGGGCTACACGAAGAAGGATTTCGAAAGGTTATAAACCGTGAGAACCGTTTTGGTGGTGACGCCGAACCTTCAAGACCTCGATTGGTTCAAGGAGGATCTGGCGAAGTTGAATATCGAGGAGATCTTCGGAGTGAAGACGTCTTCGGAAGCGCGGCGATATTTGATCGAACGCACTTGCGATCTTCTCGTTATCAACGCGCCGCTTTCGGATGAAAACGGGCTTCGCCTCGCGGTGGACGTCATCGGAAATAAAGCCAATCAAGTCATTTTGATGGTCAAGCGCGAATTTGCGGACGAAGTTTCCGCCAAGGTGGAAGATTACGGGATCTTTACGGTGGAAAAGCCCCTTTCTCACACGGCGTTTTGGCTTGCGCTCAAAATGACGAACGCCGCTTTCAATCGGACGCAAAGCTTTATCAGCGAGAACGATCGATTGAAAAAAAGCCTCGCGGACATCCGCTTGATCAATCGCGCGAAATGTCTGCTCATCGAGAAGATGGGGCTTTCGGAAGAGGCGGCGCATAGGGAAATGGAAAAACAGGCAATGGATCGCAGGCTCGAAAAAGTCGAACTTGCGAAAAAAATCATAGAAACGTTCGAGGATTGAGTATGGAAAAAGATTGCGTGATCGTTGGGATCGATTGGGGCGACGAAGGCAAAGGCAGAATGGTGGATCTGATAACGTCGGATTACGACGTCGTCGTCCGCTATCAAGGCGGCGGCAACGCGGGACATACCGTCATAAACGAGCTCGGTAAGTTCGCGCTGCACCTGCTTCCGTCCGGTATTTTTCGAAAGGGGGTCGTCAATCTCCTCGGAAACGGCGTCGCGCTGGATCCCGAAAATCTCCTGAACGAGATCGAAAGCGTTCGCGCGAAAGGGATCGCGGTCACGCCCGAGAATTTAAAAATCAGCGATCGCGCGTCGATCCTTTTCCCTTGGCACAGAAAGCTGGACGAGCTTGAAGAAGCGCGCTTGAAAGATAAGAAATTCGGTTCGACCAAGCAAGGGATCGCGCCTTTCTATTCGGATAAATATCAAAAGAAGACCGTTATGATCGGCGAGCTTTTCCACCTCGAAAAAGCCAAAGCGCATCTCGAAGGGATCCTCGAATGGAAAAACCTTCTCTTGAAAGAAGTCTACGGCGCGGAGCCTTATTCGATCGACGACGCGATGCGTTGGATCGAAGATTATGCGAAAAAGCTGTTGCCTTTCGTCTGCGACGCGGGCGCTTTCTTGAAGCAAGCAAAGAAAGCGAATAAACGCATTCTTTTCGAAGCGCAACTCGGCGCGCTGCGCGATCTCGATTTCGGGATTTACCCCTACACGACTTCTTCCAATACCCTCGCGGCATACGCGCCCGTCGGCGCGGGGCTTCCCTCGATCCGCCCCGAAAGAGTCCTCGGCGTCATTAAAGCGTACTCGACGTGCGTCGGCGAAGGACCGTTCGTCTGCGAATGGTTCGGAGAAGAAGCGGACAAGCTCAGGGAAACGGGCGGCGAATACGGCGCGAAGACGGGTCGCCCGAGAAGGGTCGGACCGCTCGATCTCGTCGCAACGCGTTACGGCGTGGAGCTTCAAGGCGCGACCGAGATCGCTCTTACGAAGCTCGACGTTTTGAGCTATATGGACGAGATCCCCGTCTGCACGGCGTACGAAGTCGGCGGGAAGGTCACGAAGGAATTTCCGTTTCCTTCCGATCTCGATGAAGCGCGCCCCGTGACCGAATTCCTGAAAGGTTGGAAGACGGACGTTTCGAAAGCGAGAAAGTGGGAAGATCTCCCGAAGGAAGCGCGGGATTACGTCCTCTTTATCGAAAAAGAGATCGGTTGCTTTATCAAATACGTTTCGGTCGGAGCCGAGCGCGAAAGCGTCGTGATTCGTTCGGAGAGAGCGTAACGGAGGAAAAAATGGACACGATTTTGGTTTTGGATTTCGGCGGACAATACGATATGCTGATCGCGCGGCGCGTCCGCGAACGCGGCGTCTATGCGGAAGTCGTCAACTTCGATAAGATCACGGCGGAAGAGATCAAACGACGCGGTTATGTCGGCGTCATTTTTACCGGCGGACCGAACAGCGTCTATAAAGAAGGCGCGCCTTCTTTCTCGAAGGAGATCCTTTCGCTTGGGATCCCGATCCTCGGCATTTGCTACGGAATGCAGCTGATGGGGCATCTCGCGGGCGGAACGATCGCTTCGGCGGAAGAGTCGGGCGAGTACGGAAAAGTTACGCT includes:
- a CDS encoding glutamine synthetase family protein, whose protein sequence is MVDFGDFANFIQEGDVKFIRLSFVDLEGRQKNVSVMAESFEKHLSEGVVIEGKGAGFPSETEIRLVPDIGTVHILPWRPQHGRVARFLSSIRSVSGESLPFDTRKILSDAVALLKESGYTSEIGTDSEFYLFCLDSNGDPTLVTQDNAGAYDIAPLDKGENVRREICLTMEEIGIDPLSSHHEQGPGQNEITFVKKSPLEACDNYVIFKSVVKAIASRNGLYASFMPKPLSNEHGNGLTIHFDVRKDKKSIFAGEAPALAEAFVAGVRRRARACALFAHSVPNSFDRLATYKQITSIAIEEKRDSFMRFTNTCGEKKLSLRAPDNACNLYLTVALVLRAGLEGIKDGLTASSVSPESLPASLEEAIREAEGSAFLKDALGEELLAMYVSAKKKAAEAFEKDPAGYTKKDFERL
- a CDS encoding FAD-dependent oxidoreductase, with amino-acid sequence MKKYVLIGGSIATQGAIEGILSVEKNADITVICGEKRPLYSRPLISYVLEKKTPDEGLFFRGKDYYEKKGVKAVYETATAIDPAKKTVAAGETLYPYDELLVATGSKPFVPPIKGLEGVLKKHTFYTMDDMLGLRADLERGGKVLIVGAGLIGMKCAEGVREYTDKIVIADMAPRPLPAATTPEAGAIVQERLSGIVDFRLNAALDRFEGNKAVFQSGEEIAFDVLVLALGVRPQVGLLKEIGAEVNRGVIVNEKMQTNLPSVYAAGDLVESYEAVGKGKRLLQLFPSAYLGGKIAGKNMAGEETAFLTDVPMNATKLFGVRITSAGLFTGEKTEITVGEDYRAIYAEDGRINGFILIGDPSRAGILTDFIRKRRSVEGLDVTKLLTDRDLSLYPEAERKAAMGGTYEI
- a CDS encoding adenylosuccinate synthase, which produces MEKDCVIVGIDWGDEGKGRMVDLITSDYDVVVRYQGGGNAGHTVINELGKFALHLLPSGIFRKGVVNLLGNGVALDPENLLNEIESVRAKGIAVTPENLKISDRASILFPWHRKLDELEEARLKDKKFGSTKQGIAPFYSDKYQKKTVMIGELFHLEKAKAHLEGILEWKNLLLKEVYGAEPYSIDDAMRWIEDYAKKLLPFVCDAGAFLKQAKKANKRILFEAQLGALRDLDFGIYPYTTSSNTLAAYAPVGAGLPSIRPERVLGVIKAYSTCVGEGPFVCEWFGEEADKLRETGGEYGAKTGRPRRVGPLDLVATRYGVELQGATEIALTKLDVLSYMDEIPVCTAYEVGGKVTKEFPFPSDLDEARPVTEFLKGWKTDVSKARKWEDLPKEARDYVLFIEKEIGCFIKYVSVGAERESVVIRSERA
- a CDS encoding ANTAR domain-containing protein, translating into MRTVLVVTPNLQDLDWFKEDLAKLNIEEIFGVKTSSEARRYLIERTCDLLVINAPLSDENGLRLAVDVIGNKANQVILMVKREFADEVSAKVEDYGIFTVEKPLSHTAFWLALKMTNAAFNRTQSFISENDRLKKSLADIRLINRAKCLLIEKMGLSEEAAHREMEKQAMDRRLEKVELAKKIIETFED
- a CDS encoding glutamate synthase; the protein is MKFNGKTYEAKEINDAIKAAGDATLTEVLGERFIACGLKTGVVTIEGTPGNALGAYLDGAKIVVRGNGQDAVGDTMNDGAIVVHGSVGDTLGYAMRGGKIFIRDNVCYRAGVHIKEYGEKKPVIVIGGTAGCFLGEYMAGGLILVLNKKSEKDPIGDYTGVGMYGGKILVKAQSLDTVLPEQIQCKKIGKAELAEFTPYIKEYAAEFGADYEALSSGDFFLLEPNSANPYKRLYTNN
- a CDS encoding 4Fe-4S binding protein, which encodes MKRIYVKEEWCLGCHLCEYECAYANSGIGNIVLALKDKEIDPNVRVQSDGKITFAVSCRHCDEPLCVSACISGALTKEEGGTVTVDRKKCVGCGSCVMVCPYGAVRLTKEGSANKCQLCMNNSFGEPLCVKKCPNGAIVFEEK